TCAAACAACTATCTAGTTACTTTTCCTGTTTGTCAACCAGATCACATTTTCACAatcttaaaaagaaaacctcagCTTCACCACGGAAATCAACCACTATTTAAGTATAGGTATAATTGCACGAAAGTAAGTCACTgcctttttgttatttttccagGAGGACTTCCTGCCTCTGTATGACCTGCAGTATTCCTTCCTGTGGGTGACCTTCAGTGGTAAGACGGAGGACGAGCTCTCGGGTCACCTCGAGAGTGTCAGGGAGTGCGCCAAGAGGATGGGCATGCACTGGGCACATCGCCGGGCATGCTTCCTCCTGGGAAGGCTCTGTGCCAGGAAACTAAAGCTCTCACAGGTTTGAACTTCATCTCTTGTATTAATAGGTGTTATATTTACACACTTACTTCTGGCTTGATGTTATGTAAGTGATCAATATGCAATAGATTGTGATTCATATCACTGAGGTCATAGTATTTAAGTGGATGTGTAGTGTATTTTAATGACTACTGCAGGTTATTTTACCTTTAAGCGACAATAACGTGAAATGAACTCAGGCCTGCATATTCACATCTTCATCTACACACTGGTCCAcatcacataaacacatattttcctGGAATTCAAATGGAATTCAATCGATTTGAGACTTTTTTCATCATAGACCCTACATGTGTTTCCCTCAGGCACGGGTGTACTACGAGGAGGCTCTGAGCGTTTGCGTGGACAGTTTCTCTGACACGCCACTCCTCGTCGCCCTCTTCACAAACCTCACCTCCATCTACCTGAAGCAGCGCATGACAGACAAACTGCCCCAAACTCTGGAGAAGGCCAgtgctctgctcctctgtctccccGGCCACACCTTCACCTCCATGGACGAGGTGGAGCTGCTAATGCTGCTCCTGAGGAGATCTGTGGTGATGGGGGACAAGAGCCTGGAGGCTCGTGTCTGCTACCTCACCTCgagcctcttcctgctcctcaaGAAGTCAGACGACGCTCTTCCCTTCATTGAGAGACTCCAGTTTCTCTCGGtgactgtttctgctgctgaggGGCAACCCATAGTTCCCCTGGACCTCAATTGGCTCTTGAGCCGGCTCTATCATCGTAAATACATGCCTTACTTGGCGCTGGCCTCTCTGAGCCTGGACTCCAGAAAAGACCACTCCCTCCACGATGCCTTCCAGAGGATTGAGTTGTTTATCAGGAACTCTGTTCGCCTGAATCCGTGCTGGAAGGAAGGAACCTCATTGCTCCCCGCCCAGATTGTGGTTTACCTTCAGCAAGCCTTGGCTCTAGCTGAGCAAGGAGAGGACATGAAGACCCAGAGGGACCTGTGTTTGGGCTTGGCCTCAGTCTATCAGCAGTATAATGCTCTGGACAAGGCGGTACGCTGTGCTCATCAAGCTGTGGAGATGGGCGGCCACATTAATGAGGAGGAGGGCTTTGAGGCCTCTGTGCTGCTTGGGTCGCTGCTGGTGTTGACGGGACAGGCTGAGAGGGCCCAGAGTGTCCTGCAGCCACTGCTCTCATCACTTCAGGTACAGCTGACGAACACAAACATTGGAGAAAAAGTCGTCTCTATCTGTTTCTCAAATGAACGTCATGTGTGAcgagtgtctctgtgtgtgcgtcccTCTACAGGGTACAGACAGCCCCACGCAGCGCGGAGTGATCCACAACCTCCTGGCTTTGTGTCTGAGGCGACAGGGTCGTGTCCCGGAGGCAGGATGGCATCTGCACTCAGCCCTGATGATCTCCAGGGAGAGTGGGAATCAGAGGAACCAGGCCCTGGCTTTGGCCAACCTGGGCTGCCTGGCGCTGGATGTAGGGGCATCATGGGTAGCAGAGCGTTTCCTCGTCAGGTCAGATATCTGTCttactgtttgtgtgagtaAATGTAGACAGAGGGCGCAAAAACACTTATTTACTGTGATGGTAATTGTATCACCAGATCACTGCACCTTTTTCATGGGCTGTGGGAGAGCCCCACAGACGAGGAGCACGTTCAGACCTACCTCTGGCTGGGGCGGAGCTACAAAGACAGGGGGAGGAGACAGGACATCAGGGCGTGCTATGAAATGGGACTGCTAATTGCACTACAAGCCAGAAACCTGCACAGTAAGTACTGTACATGTAAAGTTATATTAAAATGATCTTACTGAACgttatttctccttttaaatCTGACGTAAACAGTGGCCTCCCCTTAAACCCTTTGAAGGAAATTTTTGGTTTCTGGTGGAATGTAACAATGTGACTGTGACACCATTTCCAAAAGCTCTCAAACTAAATTTTCTTTACTGCAATTCCATTTTAAGCATCGAGTTGACTTTTGAGTGTAACGACCGCACACTCCTCTTACTTGTTAACTATGGACTCATGTGCTTTGTACGCTGATGATGATGCAATTCTCAGGTACCAATGATGACACGTTTTCTGTACGTCTCATAGGTCAGATGTTGGTGGCCAAGGTGCTGAGTCGGCTGTATGCCGACATGCTGCTGTACGGTCAGAGCATCGTCTACTACGAGCACTGTGTGTCCGTGTCCAGGCAGCTGAAGGACAAGAGACTGGAGGGGGAGTACCTGGAAATCCTCAGCAGCCTCTACCTGTCACTCAACACAGAGAGGTGAGTGTCTGCCTCTCCTCACTCATCCTTTTATCTTAGATTTTTAtctaatttttgttttgttttgttttgtgtgttgcagATCATCACGTAAGTCGCTGGACTACACCAAGCAGAGCCTGCGGATTTCTATTGATTTGGgcaagagagaggaggagtcagAGACCTGGTTACAAGTGGGACGTATATATTATCTCATCCACGAGGACGAGCTGGCTGACATGTACCTGCAGGTGAGGAGTAGGGAATAGATGACAGTCTGTATTTAAAGGTGGATGACAGGTCTCCAATTCCTCtcattgtacaaaaataaagctaaaatatctcaggtgagtgctgccatcttgcacttttgagctcacttggagccagagtctgcacaatAGTGATCGTAGTGTAGTGTATCTGCAACGAGGTCCTGCAGATACGAACGTTCACTtagtcttagctgtcaatcatgatgtttcacccaatttaatagcatcaaatgacaaattaaaaccaaatttatcaGAAAAATTTGGCTGTCCCATGTCCCatatgctaacatggaggaggcagggctcatgatctatactgcagccagccactagagGGCCATTGTGAAGATTTGGCTACACTTttgtgagctgtcatgtcgtccatttatatatatacacactctTTGAATGAAGTTACATGAAGGATGGGAGCATTGTTCATACAAACAAGTGTCAAATTCTAACAATAGACATCCAATCTGtattgattgacagtgtaatgtGATTGACAGGCAGCAGTGAAAACAGCCCTGAGGATGAACGACCCTCACTTTGCCATGAGCATCTACGAGGAGGCGGGAGACGTTTACTTTAAAGGCCACAGAAATCACATGGCTTCCCTGCCTTTCTTCAGGGTAAGAGGACGCGACATATTTATCTGAAACCTGCAATGTCAAATGCCTCTTGACACGGCTGATCTGGTTCAACAAATTATTCATATATCATTCAGGACGGCAGTCTGCCATTCGCACGCAGCATCAAGGACATCCACTCAGAGTTTCGTCTGCTGAGTAAACTGACTGAGCTGCTGATGAACcagggggagcaggaggaggctctGCAGTACGCCACCTTGGCCGTTCAGGTCGCCAGCAACACAGGTACAGAACAGAAGCATGGCCTCAAGAAGAGTCAGCACCTTATGTCTGTTAGTAAAAAGAAGATGTGAAGCCACCTGGTGTAGCTGATATAGGcctattgttgtttttccttaGGTGTGCCTGTGAATGAGAGGACAGCCTACCACCGACTGGCCACAGTCTACTACAGCCTGCAGCAGTATGAGATGGCAGAAAACTACTACCTCAAGTCCCTGTCCCTCTGCCCCCCGGTCCTGCAGCACCCCACACAGGCTCACTATTACACCAAGGTCTACTGCAGACTGGGAAATATCACCCTGCACAAACTGAAGGTACAGGGGTCCATTATATTTCTGAGCTAGAAGTGTATGAGCAAACAGAATACGTGCGAAATACATTCCTGTTGTTGCAccaatataaacacaagaatTCATATTTGAGAAATCAACTAAATGTAATTTATCTCAGGCATTAGATGCCTTTAATTCAATGTCAGTGATCTAATACAATCTTTAGAAAATGCTTTCTGATACGGTGGCtcagtaaaactaaaatgatcagatgtaaaatattcatgatAATTCTTCAAGTCAAACTATTCAGTAACAGTGTAAGTGACtaaaagtaaatacatttaattcatatgattaaaagaaaaatatagttTATACCACtaaaaatatttccttttttattatcaCAACACAAAACTATGAATGAATTACAATGGCACTCAAATAGCATATACCTacgccaaggtccaacagtcctgttatgaaatcacatttaaattcactagatccacattttttggggatctgcaccaaattgcacacgattttaattaaatttaaaattattacgataaattattctctgtgaaattgCCCAAtcctgcaatgttaaagaaatctgcaatccgccccctgatcagaaacaacattttctggATTCTTCTTAGGGTTATTCTTCACCCCTccatggaaattggttgagtagttttttcataattctgcaaaaaaactaacaaacacacacaaaaatataacctccttggtggaggtactgAATAAATTATCACTAAACTGTgagctgttttttgttttaagggTTCTTTTCCTTATTGATGCATTCATgaacttttctttgtttgccaaaaagaaagaaaaccctTTGTTCACATGTTCTAATAAAATGCTTCAGATCTTGGCAGAGAAACAGTGTCATTGTCTTTACCTTCATCTGGTTCTTTTAACAGAAACCATTAGGGATCAAAACCTAAACCTTCAAATGTGAAGATGAGCATTTGATTTCAATGGGACCTGTTCTGACCACTGCACTGTGCTCTCTGTCCAGGATGCTTTTGACGCAGTGGGCTACTTCCATTTGGCTCTGGCAGCAGCCCTGGAGGACGGCGCTCACCCCGAGGCCCTGTATGTGGTGTACATGAAGTTGGCGGAGATCCACGGCAACCACATGCCCGACGCTCAGCTGTGCCAAGTTTACAGAGACAGAGCCCAGAGTCTGAAGAGAGTGCTGGccggagaggggggagggggagaccATGCAGACACCGAGGCCGGCCAACAGAGGGAGCAGGACTTGGGACATACAGACAGTTTGAATAAGAGAAACTACATCTTCGATTCTATACCTGAAGATGAAACGTATGAACTAAGCTCGGCCCCAAGAACTTGCATGAGGCATGTGGACAGAAAGATCAGTTGTATAGACACTAATATCGGAGATGCTCATGGGAAAGACGATCACAATCAAAATCTCCCTGACACAGACGGCCCTAACCTGGACGGGTGTGAGACAGACACCATCGCCAGTCAGTCGTACAGCGACAGCACCTTCACTGAGTCGTTTGATACGGCGAAGGAGCAGATCTCtgactccagcagctccaccgaCACACTACAAACTCAGAACTTTGATACTGACCACAGCACGACCAGTCAAATGCCTGCTAATTCCACCGATGACATCACGGGACACATGGATGCAAGAGACACCGATCCTGACATTCAGgatgaacaaaacacacatgcttGTGCAGATCCTGTTCAAAAAGATGTCAGCGTGACAGACATGCAGCCTGATGCTGACCACACGGAGACTGTCAGCATGAAACCAGATCTGACTGTAAGTGTGGACGACTGCACAGAGAAAGATCATCCTGAgactggagacacaaacacaagggcTTAGATGTCATCTACATTTAACTGCACTTTCTCTTCTTCGCTGACATTTCCTTCGTCTGGTCACACGTACCCCTGACCAGCGACCTTACTGCAACGTTCCAGCCACATGGCACTTATTGTAGGATTCAAGATGATGTCAATACTGTAAACCTGTCAGAGATTTAGTCGATTCAAAGCATGTGCCTTTTTGTATGAGATGTACTGTGGTTATGACAGTGCACTGTGCTGTTAATATATGATttctctattttatttgtatctctGGAAGATATGACTCAAACTGAATGCTCTTTGTTGATTTGAATGTGACACAAATATAGTGGCCTTGACGACACTCACTAAACAAATAAGACCACACAGTCAATCAAAAACAATCTTACTGGCAGCTAATATAATTAATAGTGTTTCAACTTTGTGTAGTTTTAAATGGATTTTACTAAAACTGGTTCATTTGTTGGGGACTGTATTCTTCTGAGGATTCATACCCGTTCGGTGTGTGAGCCAGTGTTTACGGCAGCAGGATGGTGTATGCGGG
The Hippoglossus stenolepis isolate QCI-W04-F060 chromosome 7, HSTE1.2, whole genome shotgun sequence genome window above contains:
- the sh3tc2 gene encoding SH3 domain and tetratricopeptide repeat-containing protein 2 isoform X2; amino-acid sequence: MGNTFSQEDISPAELDALWREPPYTLGGTNDPFSGNDIMTQGGGEEEDGVVVESGEGEVEPESYWKKKEAFFRGSTVSLGDKFSSEIVLLFTGRRRSSVDPDRTLQEALRTRLRVVESNSQDVIQLFKDLSARLVSVHAEKDSFVLTFKTVEEIWKFSTYLALGYVARCLENFLSDQSFWLDPELLSDLEINVSVDEEHLATLYLGLLLQEGSFFAKALFTRSEEYEEEEEQLSFKKNDLLMVRDTGQDNMREGTMLSTGNHGLVPVDAMQPLPYPFYQWFLRKYPGSAGCSPTEKEQFEHPIVTGSCVAVVDYCPLGPDELQLNQGDIVEVQGLLVRGLGVFIGTHTSTGRIGFIQKAHVKPLDTMALDGQLVFLTAEERASLAQVNPCSSESRDCGLLERLFSSDISSVYRLDRLDETDFLYIRNQPKHEHKVSSSTRQSVFSEQSERSGGTPPSQSSPRASLSLSSPRLSLYRSQTPLPHEGEHLCFALEDTFRELDEFQEDPPLFSEENSWEGEESEISDPTLTLLNREHFQEDFLPLYDLQYSFLWVTFSGKTEDELSGHLESVRECAKRMGMHWAHRRACFLLGRLCARKLKLSQARVYYEEALSVCVDSFSDTPLLVALFTNLTSIYLKQRMTDKLPQTLEKASALLLCLPGHTFTSMDEVELLMLLLRRSVVMGDKSLEARVCYLTSSLFLLLKKSDDALPFIERLQFLSVTVSAAEGQPIVPLDLNWLLSRLYHRKYMPYLALASLSLDSRKDHSLHDAFQRIELFIRNSVRLNPCWKEGTSLLPAQIVVYLQQALALAEQGEDMKTQRDLCLGLASVYQQYNALDKAVRCAHQAVEMGGHINEEEGFEASVLLGSLLVLTGQAERAQSVLQPLLSSLQGTDSPTQRGVIHNLLALCLRRQGRVPEAGWHLHSALMISRESGNQRNQALALANLGCLALDVGASWVAERFLVRSLHLFHGLWESPTDEEHVQTYLWLGRSYKDRGRRQDIRACYEMGLLIALQARNLHSQMLVAKVLSRLYADMLLYGQSIVYYEHCVSVSRQLKDKRLEGEYLEILSSLYLSLNTERSSRKSLDYTKQSLRISIDLGKREEESETWLQVGRIYYLIHEDELADMYLQAAVKTALRMNDPHFAMSIYEEAGDVYFKGHRNHMASLPFFRDGSLPFARSIKDIHSEFRLLSKLTELLMNQGEQEEALQYATLAVQVASNTGVPVNERTAYHRLATVYYSLQQYEMAENYYLKSLSLCPPVLQHPTQAHYYTKVYCRLGNITLHKLKDAFDAVGYFHLALAAALEDGAHPEALYVVYMKLAEIHGNHMPDAQLCQVYRDRAQSLKRVLAGEGGGGDHADTEAGQQREQDLGHTDSLNKRNYIFDSIPEDETYELSSAPRTCMRHVDRKISCIDTNIGDAHGKDDHNQNLPDTDGPNLDGCETDTIASQSYSDSTFTESFDTAKEQISDSSSSTDTLQTQNFDTDHSTTSQMPANSTDDITGHMDARDTDPDIQDEQNTHACADPVQKDVSVTDMQPDADHTETVSMKPDLTVSVDDCTEKDHPETGDTNTRA
- the sh3tc2 gene encoding SH3 domain and tetratricopeptide repeat-containing protein 2 isoform X1 — translated: MALISGSCRLLSQMASCCCRPLLNSSCCGPLIKVCLSSFTDISPAELDALWREPPYTLGGTNDPFSGNDIMTQGGGEEEDGVVVESGEGEVEPESYWKKKEAFFRGSTVSLGDKFSSEIVLLFTGRRRSSVDPDRTLQEALRTRLRVVESNSQDVIQLFKDLSARLVSVHAEKDSFVLTFKTVEEIWKFSTYLALGYVARCLENFLSDQSFWLDPELLSDLEINVSVDEEHLATLYLGLLLQEGSFFAKALFTRSEEYEEEEEQLSFKKNDLLMVRDTGQDNMREGTMLSTGNHGLVPVDAMQPLPYPFYQWFLRKYPGSAGCSPTEKEQFEHPIVTGSCVAVVDYCPLGPDELQLNQGDIVEVQGLLVRGLGVFIGTHTSTGRIGFIQKAHVKPLDTMALDGQLVFLTAEERASLAQVNPCSSESRDCGLLERLFSSDISSVYRLDRLDETDFLYIRNQPKHEHKVSSSTRQSVFSEQSERSGGTPPSQSSPRASLSLSSPRLSLYRSQTPLPHEGEHLCFALEDTFRELDEFQEDPPLFSEENSWEGEESEISDPTLTLLNREHFQEDFLPLYDLQYSFLWVTFSGKTEDELSGHLESVRECAKRMGMHWAHRRACFLLGRLCARKLKLSQARVYYEEALSVCVDSFSDTPLLVALFTNLTSIYLKQRMTDKLPQTLEKASALLLCLPGHTFTSMDEVELLMLLLRRSVVMGDKSLEARVCYLTSSLFLLLKKSDDALPFIERLQFLSVTVSAAEGQPIVPLDLNWLLSRLYHRKYMPYLALASLSLDSRKDHSLHDAFQRIELFIRNSVRLNPCWKEGTSLLPAQIVVYLQQALALAEQGEDMKTQRDLCLGLASVYQQYNALDKAVRCAHQAVEMGGHINEEEGFEASVLLGSLLVLTGQAERAQSVLQPLLSSLQGTDSPTQRGVIHNLLALCLRRQGRVPEAGWHLHSALMISRESGNQRNQALALANLGCLALDVGASWVAERFLVRSLHLFHGLWESPTDEEHVQTYLWLGRSYKDRGRRQDIRACYEMGLLIALQARNLHSQMLVAKVLSRLYADMLLYGQSIVYYEHCVSVSRQLKDKRLEGEYLEILSSLYLSLNTERSSRKSLDYTKQSLRISIDLGKREEESETWLQVGRIYYLIHEDELADMYLQAAVKTALRMNDPHFAMSIYEEAGDVYFKGHRNHMASLPFFRDGSLPFARSIKDIHSEFRLLSKLTELLMNQGEQEEALQYATLAVQVASNTGVPVNERTAYHRLATVYYSLQQYEMAENYYLKSLSLCPPVLQHPTQAHYYTKVYCRLGNITLHKLKDAFDAVGYFHLALAAALEDGAHPEALYVVYMKLAEIHGNHMPDAQLCQVYRDRAQSLKRVLAGEGGGGDHADTEAGQQREQDLGHTDSLNKRNYIFDSIPEDETYELSSAPRTCMRHVDRKISCIDTNIGDAHGKDDHNQNLPDTDGPNLDGCETDTIASQSYSDSTFTESFDTAKEQISDSSSSTDTLQTQNFDTDHSTTSQMPANSTDDITGHMDARDTDPDIQDEQNTHACADPVQKDVSVTDMQPDADHTETVSMKPDLTVSVDDCTEKDHPETGDTNTRA
- the sh3tc2 gene encoding SH3 domain and tetratricopeptide repeat-containing protein 2 isoform X3, coding for MTQGGGEEEDGVVVESGEGEVEPESYWKKKEAFFRGSTVSLGDKFSSEIVLLFTGRRRSSVDPDRTLQEALRTRLRVVESNSQDVIQLFKDLSARLVSVHAEKDSFVLTFKTVEEIWKFSTYLALGYVARCLENFLSDQSFWLDPELLSDLEINVSVDEEHLATLYLGLLLQEGSFFAKALFTRSEEYEEEEEQLSFKKNDLLMVRDTGQDNMREGTMLSTGNHGLVPVDAMQPLPYPFYQWFLRKYPGSAGCSPTEKEQFEHPIVTGSCVAVVDYCPLGPDELQLNQGDIVEVQGLLVRGLGVFIGTHTSTGRIGFIQKAHVKPLDTMALDGQLVFLTAEERASLAQVNPCSSESRDCGLLERLFSSDISSVYRLDRLDETDFLYIRNQPKHEHKVSSSTRQSVFSEQSERSGGTPPSQSSPRASLSLSSPRLSLYRSQTPLPHEGEHLCFALEDTFRELDEFQEDPPLFSEENSWEGEESEISDPTLTLLNREHFQEDFLPLYDLQYSFLWVTFSGKTEDELSGHLESVRECAKRMGMHWAHRRACFLLGRLCARKLKLSQARVYYEEALSVCVDSFSDTPLLVALFTNLTSIYLKQRMTDKLPQTLEKASALLLCLPGHTFTSMDEVELLMLLLRRSVVMGDKSLEARVCYLTSSLFLLLKKSDDALPFIERLQFLSVTVSAAEGQPIVPLDLNWLLSRLYHRKYMPYLALASLSLDSRKDHSLHDAFQRIELFIRNSVRLNPCWKEGTSLLPAQIVVYLQQALALAEQGEDMKTQRDLCLGLASVYQQYNALDKAVRCAHQAVEMGGHINEEEGFEASVLLGSLLVLTGQAERAQSVLQPLLSSLQGTDSPTQRGVIHNLLALCLRRQGRVPEAGWHLHSALMISRESGNQRNQALALANLGCLALDVGASWVAERFLVRSLHLFHGLWESPTDEEHVQTYLWLGRSYKDRGRRQDIRACYEMGLLIALQARNLHSQMLVAKVLSRLYADMLLYGQSIVYYEHCVSVSRQLKDKRLEGEYLEILSSLYLSLNTERSSRKSLDYTKQSLRISIDLGKREEESETWLQVGRIYYLIHEDELADMYLQAAVKTALRMNDPHFAMSIYEEAGDVYFKGHRNHMASLPFFRDGSLPFARSIKDIHSEFRLLSKLTELLMNQGEQEEALQYATLAVQVASNTGVPVNERTAYHRLATVYYSLQQYEMAENYYLKSLSLCPPVLQHPTQAHYYTKVYCRLGNITLHKLKDAFDAVGYFHLALAAALEDGAHPEALYVVYMKLAEIHGNHMPDAQLCQVYRDRAQSLKRVLAGEGGGGDHADTEAGQQREQDLGHTDSLNKRNYIFDSIPEDETYELSSAPRTCMRHVDRKISCIDTNIGDAHGKDDHNQNLPDTDGPNLDGCETDTIASQSYSDSTFTESFDTAKEQISDSSSSTDTLQTQNFDTDHSTTSQMPANSTDDITGHMDARDTDPDIQDEQNTHACADPVQKDVSVTDMQPDADHTETVSMKPDLTVSVDDCTEKDHPETGDTNTRA